From a region of the Hippopotamus amphibius kiboko isolate mHipAmp2 chromosome 3, mHipAmp2.hap2, whole genome shotgun sequence genome:
- the LOC130849246 gene encoding olfactory receptor 5D18-like: MLLSETNKSRATFTLWGFSDYPGLQVPLFLIFLAIYTVTVVGNLGMIVIIKINPKLHTPMYFFLNHLSFVDFCYSSTIAPKAMVNLVVKDRIISFVGCVVQFFFFCTFVVTESFLLAVMAYDRFVAICNPLLYTVVMSHKLCAMLVVGSYAWGIACSLILTCSVPKLSFWGFNKINHFFCEFSSLLSLSCSDTSLNQMLLFIFATFNEVSTLVIILLSYVLIAVTILKMHSASGRHKAFSTCASHLTAISIFHGTILFLYCMPNSKNSRHTVKVASVFYTVVIPMLNPLIYSLRNKDVKDSVSKILNTKFFSY; encoded by the coding sequence ATGTTATTGTCAGAGACAAATAAGAGCAGGGCCACGTTCACTCTCTGGGGCTTCTCCGATTACCCAGGACTGCAAGTCCCTCTCTTCTTGATATTTCTGGCCATCTACACTGTCACTGTTGTAGGGAATCTTGGGATGATTGTAATCATTAAAATTAACCCCAAACTGCACActcccatgtactttttcctcaaCCACCTCTCCTTTGTGGATTTCTGTTATTCCTCCACCATTGCTCCCAAGGCCATGGTGAACCTCGTGGTAAAagacagaatcatttcatttgTAGGCTGTGTGGTacagttctttttcttctgcaCCTTTGTGGTGACTGAGTCTTTTTTATtagctgtgatggcctatgatcgCTTTGTGGCCATTTGCAACCCTCTGCTCTACACAGTCGTCATGTCCCATAAACTCTGTGCTATGTTGGTCGTTGGATCTTATGCCTGGGGAATAGCCTGCTCCTTGATACTCACATGTTCTGTTCCCAAATTATCATTTTGGGGTTTTAACAAAATCAATCACTTCTTCTGTGAGttctcctccctgctctccctctctTGCTCTGATACTTCTCTCAACCAGATGCTGCTTTTCATTTTTGCCACCTTCAATGAGGTCAGCACACTTGTCATCATTCTCCTGTCTTATGTACTTATCGCTGTCACCATCCTCAAGATGCATTCAGCCAGTGGTCGCcacaaagccttctccacctgtgcctcccacCTGACTGCCATCAGCATCTTCCACGGCACCATCCTCTTCCTCTACTGTATGCCCAACTCCAAAAACTCCAGGCACACAGTCAAAGTGGCCTCTGTGTTTTACACAGTGGTGATCCCCATGTTGAATCCCTTGATCTACAGTCTGAGAAATAAAGATGTCAAGGACTCGGTCAGCAAGATCTTGAACACtaaattcttttcttattga